In one Spirosoma rigui genomic region, the following are encoded:
- a CDS encoding RluA family pseudouridine synthase, translating into MTDERDEILEEDDELYEHHRIVVDKGQSPLRIDRFLMDRLQNATRTKLQAGIESESVRVNDKPIKASYKIRPLDVITVSLPHPPRDTDIKPENIPLDIVFEDADLLVINKPPGMVVHPAHGNWDGTLLNALVYHFQNLPTGRNGEARPGLVHRIDKDTSGLMVIAKTEFAMTHLARQFFDHSIERTYNALVWGVPEPADGTITGYIGRALKDRKVQAIYDDEAKGKWAVTHYKTLEALRYVSLVQCNLETGRTHQIRAHFKHIGHPLFNDAMYGGDRIVRGMPNGTYKTFVENAFKLIPRQALHARSLGFVHPRSKEWLQFELPLPADFQAALTKWQRLIKNSETND; encoded by the coding sequence GTGACAGACGAGCGAGACGAAATTTTAGAAGAAGACGACGAATTATACGAACATCACCGCATCGTAGTCGATAAAGGGCAAAGTCCCCTGCGGATTGACCGGTTCCTGATGGATCGGTTACAGAACGCGACCCGAACCAAACTCCAGGCCGGTATCGAATCCGAATCGGTACGGGTGAACGACAAACCGATCAAGGCCAGTTATAAAATACGTCCCCTTGACGTCATTACGGTATCGCTGCCGCACCCACCCCGCGACACCGACATCAAACCCGAGAATATTCCTCTCGATATTGTCTTTGAAGACGCCGACCTACTGGTGATTAACAAACCGCCGGGCATGGTGGTCCACCCCGCCCACGGCAACTGGGATGGTACGTTGCTGAACGCTCTGGTGTACCACTTCCAGAACCTGCCCACGGGCCGCAATGGCGAAGCTCGCCCGGGCCTCGTTCACCGTATCGACAAGGATACATCCGGGTTGATGGTGATTGCCAAAACGGAATTTGCCATGACGCACCTAGCCCGCCAGTTTTTCGATCACAGTATCGAGCGGACCTACAATGCGCTCGTCTGGGGGGTACCCGAACCCGCTGACGGCACCATTACCGGGTACATTGGCCGGGCGCTCAAAGACCGCAAGGTGCAGGCCATCTACGACGACGAAGCGAAAGGCAAATGGGCCGTTACCCATTACAAAACTCTTGAAGCCCTTCGCTACGTATCGCTGGTGCAGTGCAATCTGGAAACGGGCCGTACCCACCAGATCCGGGCTCACTTCAAACACATTGGTCACCCGCTCTTCAACGACGCCATGTATGGTGGTGACCGGATCGTGCGCGGTATGCCCAACGGTACCTATAAGACCTTCGTTGAGAATGCGTTCAAACTCATTCCCCGTCAGGCACTCCACGCCCGGTCGCTGGGTTTTGTTCACCCCCGTTCCAAGGAGTGGCTTCAGTTTGAGTTGCCCCTCCCCGCCGATTTCCAGGCTGCGCTGACCAAATGGCAGCGGCTCATCAAGAACAGCGAAACCAACGACTAA